Proteins co-encoded in one Brassica rapa cultivar Chiifu-401-42 chromosome A02, CAAS_Brap_v3.01, whole genome shotgun sequence genomic window:
- the LOC103851979 gene encoding uncharacterized protein LOC103851979, protein MSLLISRLSKLRLGKSRRSPLLSNGFSSSLRKEQTPPCYIVLAELCEPYKAGLGKLYISRVHNDMIDRERKVVHGELVYNDIFGTVVTIGASNGWVATLNGKDGIMRLQDDLNPYASYTDPKRIPLPPLVTLPRCQTQIVTNVSMSSSSPEDEDCVVAVKFLGPQLSFCRPAHTKPEWVNIRIDNPCFYSSRVMFSKKDNVFRILGAGGHLMGSWDLQNHKHKIQRLRFENIPVLTKPTNEFMDSCCTYEHLVESVTTSETFMLKQYKKTSEIVEGVASMKTRNLMVFKLDDEGNAVYTQDIGGLVIFLSMSEPFCVPASSFRLLPNSVETLDSCEHGFVDLDDRYAYTNIGCPNPAPFFIPPQNID, encoded by the coding sequence ATGTCTCTGCTTATCAGCCGGCTGTCGAAGCTCCGTCTTGGGAAATCTCGAAGATCACCTCTTCTCTCAAATGGATTTTCATCATCCTTGAGGAAAGAGCAAACCCCTCCATGTTACATCGTCTTAGCTGAACTCTGTGAACCTTATAAAGCCGGTCTCGGAAAACTCTACATTTCCAGGGTTCATAATGATATGATTGATCGGGAGAGGAAGGTGGTGCATGGGGAGTTGGTGTATAATGATATATTTGGTACAGTGGTAACGATCGGCGCATCTAATGGATGGGTAGCTACTTTGAATGGCAAAGACGGAATCATGCGTCTCCAAGATGATCTAAACCCGTACGCATCGTATACGGATCCTAAGCGTATCCCCCTGCCTCCTCTTGTGACTCTCCCACGTTGCCAAACCCAAATCGTCACCAACGTGTCAATGTCCTCATCTTCTCCAGAGGATGAAGACTGTGTTGTGGCTGTCAAGTTCTTGGGACCTCAGCTAAGTTTTTGTAGACCAGCTCATACTAAACCCGAGTGGGTCAACATCAGGATCGATAACCCATGCTTCTACTCCTCACGTGTTATGTTTTCCAAGAAAGACAACGTGTTTCGCATTCTCGGAGCTGGAGGCCATCTCATGGGATCATGGGATCTCCAGAATCACAAACACAAGATTCAGAGGTTGCGCTTTGAAAACATTCCCGTGTTAACCAAGCCCACTAACGAGTTTATGGATTCGTGCTGCACGTACGAGCACTTGGTGGAGTCAGTAACCACCAGCGAAACTTTCATGCTTAAGCAGTACAAGAAGACTAGCGAGATAGTCGAAGGCGTTGCCAGCATGAAAACAAGAAATTTAATGGTGTTCAAGCTAGACGATGAAGGAAATGCAGTTTACACTCAAGACATTGGAGGTCTCGTCATTTTCCTCTCAATGTCTGAACCTTTTTGTGTCCCGGCTAGCTCATTCCGGTTGCTCCCTAACAGCGTCGAAACCTTGGATTCATGCGAACATGGATTTGTCGATCTGGATGATCGCTACGCTTATACAAATATTGGTTGTCCCAACCCGGCCCCTTTCTTTATTCCACCACAAAATATAGACTAG
- the LOC103851980 gene encoding uncharacterized protein LOC103851980, with the protein MSLILSRLSKLRLGKSRRSTLPLLLSNGFSSSLRKKQTPPCIILAEPCEPYEAFLGKLVRYNVNDRTMTKLEKKVRAELVYNDIFGTVVTIGASNGWVATLNGKDGILRLQDDLNPYASYTDPRRIPLPPLVTLPRCQTQIVTNVSMSSSSPDDDEDCVVAVKFLGPQLSFCRPAHSRNEWVNIRIDNPCFFSSRVMFSKKDNVFRILGAGGHIMGSWDLQNHKHKIQRLRFENIPELTKTTNELMDSCCTYEHLVESVTTGETFIVKQYKKSSEIDKGVAKMKTENLMVFKLDGEGHAVHTRDIGGLVIFLSMSEPFCVPASSFPDLFPNSVESLDACENGFFDLADYYVVTTISPTAAPYFIPPQNID; encoded by the coding sequence ATGTCTCTAATTCTCAGCCGGCTGTCGAAGCTCCGTCTTGGGAAATCTCGAAGATCAACTCTTCCTCTACTTCTCTCTAATGGATTCTCTTCTTCCTTGAGGAAAAAGCAAACCCCTCCTTGTATAATCTTAGCTGAACCTTGTGAACCTTATGAAGCCTTTCTAGGAAAACTCGTCAGATACAACGTTAATGATAGAACCATGACTAAGTTGGAAAAGAAGGTGCGTGCGGAGTTGGTGTATAATGATATATTTGGTACAGTGGTAACGATCGGGGCATCTAATGGATGGGTAGCTACTTTGAATGGCAAAGACGGAATCCTGCGTCTCCAAGATGATCTAAACCCGTATGCATCGTATACAGATCCTAGACGCATCCCTCTGCCTCCTCTTGTGACTCTTCCACGTTGCCAAACCCAGATCGTCACCAACGTGTCAATGTCCTCATCTTCtccagatgatgatgaagactGTGTTGTGGCTGTCAAGTTCTTGGGACCTCAGCTCAGTTTTTGCAGACCAGCTCATAGTAGAAACGAGTGGGTCAACATCAGGATCGATAACCCTTGCTTCTTCTCTTCTCGTGTTATGTTTTCCAAGAAAGACAACGTGTTTCGCATTCTCGGAGCTGGAGGCCACATCATGGGATCATGGGATCTCCAGAATCACAAACACAAGATTCAGAGGTTGCGCTTTGAAAACATTCCCGAGTTAACCAAGACCACCAACGAGCTTATGGATTCGTGCTGCACGTACGAGCACTTAGTGGAGTCAGTAACCACCGGTGAAACTTTCATTGTCAAACAATACAAGAAGAGTAGCGAGATAGACAAAGGTGTTGCCAAAATGAAAACAGAAAATTTAATGGTGTTCAAGCTAGACGGTGAAGGACACGCGGTTCACACTCGAGACATTGGAGGTCTTGTCATTTTCCTCTCAATGTCTGAACCTTTTTGTGTCCCGGCTAGCTCTTTTCCTGACCTGTTCCCTAACAGCGTCGAAAGCTTGGATGCATGCGAAAATGGATTTTTCGATCTAGCTGACTACTACGTTGTTACAACTATTTCTCCAACGGCGGCCCCTTATTTTATTCCACCACAGAATATAGACTAG